One window of Magallana gigas chromosome 2, xbMagGiga1.1, whole genome shotgun sequence genomic DNA carries:
- the LOC105339103 gene encoding fibrocystin-L isoform X2, with amino-acid sequence MAYLNQGRKSPILGSSFLCVFLVQCLFTRCSFGAEVFSISPPYGSLCGETKMLISGTGFSQNKLSEGNQVQLVSLATSYDCPVSKDGTMESMIMCYTVPGMKEGVYYVRVIVDGVPIPDENMCQPEGPYSDKCRFEVRKQNTPLIQSVSPTSFSPGPESVIALGGMIFTDRYGTNVGSNSKEETVNQVYAGPLTCELRKTNDELYELQLDSPSSNMGQIKCRYQGTYIGNSNASFIIGDGPYGRSCRQLDTLLVSINKQIYQFQTFPEITGVTPSSGSTDGGTDLTIAGNYFTGKKKNIKVYIAGEECKVTSVTSTEIQCTSPPQPAELPTHFCGNRGLLLEVWTSGTKLYTELADIETFTSSDIGYSEQLIGQSSFSHPETNYVSRTRGSFIAPYSGEYLFMIKSADASSLRLSTDGDPANKVEIAKCESTCPEYGSSPSQTSVRVVLTESQKYYMEVLHSYGSSGSPLVQVAARYFDTELTNQSTGIVNMEHQLVKVTSTVVREVQKVKIEVVPIVGSQRNEYQIIEVTELSGGTSDATYRLGLYGVYTEPFTSTSTSTDFRRAFENLPWYINGLDTVGVQITHSTSAEVKVTIEIQFFTGRGDIPTLEFLQADGSQGEKLEIQIREMVKGIPSPYTFAMQMEGIISPLITPSDDVNALIRKIDEMFTTRCPKFLGQTGFSHQSFETNEGNSGGEWMNDREAFCGRGLVKNPTYLYLDNGGFNLQGTVNTICFGYHGAIQDTLTFKYTYIDETMTLIENNYKSFTISIGEESDEWKYTCFDILSALSSFTSNGQSFKIQYIELSRAGDVFVDEVYIGQGPSTLDQENVNLLRMKPVMPNGHRIHYTQGADTTVPPVYSVDITFFPLECGHDFPLLSVVPEQTNALKVEVERLSAASPPVTGTFTLTFEGQESVAISPSVTGEELKEILMTSVPNMGEVYTYRHGDCANFDLSIAFLSRPGDLETIQFSSQLSGNEVSMTVETVADGSLTLDPIQGDMLCSYSSSPQVTVFVNDIPARCSASSLSTGCSFNWIPTSTPIINSCSTTGSDIVITGSGLSANVEDITVKIKSADCTVIAASETEITCTPSPQTPPGNRKINVYIAGKGKASLADGASCRYFSVSKKIKV; translated from the exons atgGCATACTTAAATCAGGGGCGAAAGTCTCCGATTTTGGGATCATCGTTTCTCTGTGTGTTTTTGGTCCAGTGTTTATTTACGAGATGTTCATTCG GAGCTGAGGTGTTTTCAATAAGCCCTCCATACGGCAGCTTGTGTGGAGAAACAAAAATGTTGATCAGTGGAACAGGATTCTCCCAAAACAAATTATCAGAGGGGAACCAAGTCCAACTGGTTTCCTTGGCGACATCGTATGACTGTCCGGTCAGCAAAGATGGAACCATGGAGTCCATGATAATGTGTTATACAGT CCCTGGCATGAAGGAGGGTGTGTACTATGTCAGAGTGATAGTGGACGGTGTGCCCATCCCTGATGAAAACATGTGTCAACCTGAGGGTCCCTACAGCGATAAATGTAGATTTGAG GTGCGAAAACAGAACACCCCCCTAATACAGAGTGTCTCGCCCACATCCTTTTCCCCTGGACCGGAGTCAGTAATAGCGTTAGGGGGGATGATATTCACAGACAGATATGGGACCAATGTAGGCTCTAATAGCAAGGAGGAGACAGTGAACCAAGTTTATGCTGGACCACTGACATGTGAACTCAGGAAGACTAACGATGAACT TTATGAACTTCAACTAGATTCTCCAAGTTCTAATATGGGTCAAATAAAGTGTAGATACCAGGGAACTTATATTG gTAACTCCAATGCAAGTTTTATAATTGGTGATGGACCATATGGAAG ATCTTGCCGCCAACTGGATACACTGTTGGTCAGTATCAACAAACAGATATATCAGTTCCAGACCTTCCCGGAGATAACAGGGGTGACCCCTTCCTCTGGGAGCACTGATGGGGGGACAGACCTAACTATTGCCGGAAATTATTTTACTGGAAAAAAGAAGAACATTAAAGTCTATATTGCAG GTGAGGAGTGTAAGGTAACATCAGTGACCAGTACAGAAATACAGTGTACCTCACCCCCTCAGCCAGCAGAGCTACCCACACACTTTTGTG GTAACAGGGGTCTGCTTTTGGAGGTCTGGACCAGTGGTACCAAACTCTATACAGAACTTGCAGACATTGAGACATTCACCAGTTCTGACATAGGCTACAGCGAACAACTAATCGGCCAATCTTCCTTCAGTCATCCAGAAACCAATTATGTCTCTCGAACTCGGGGCTCCTTCATAGCGCCTTACTCGGGGGAATATTTGTTTATGATTAAATCAGCAGATGCCTCTAGCCTGAGACTGAGTACGGACGGTGATCCAGCAAACAAG GTAGAAATTGCAAAGTGTGAGAGCACCTGTCCAGAATATGGGTCATCTCCCTCTCAGACCTCGGTCAGAGTAGTACTGACTGAGAGTCAGAA ATATTACATGGAGGTATTGCACTCGTATGGATCTAGTGGTAGTCCACTGGTTCAGGTGGCAGCCCGCTACTTTGATACAGAATTGACCAATCAGAGCACAGGAATTGTCAATATGGAACATCAGCTAGTGAAg gtGACGTCCACTGTTGTCAGAGAGGTACAGAAGGTAAAGATTGAGGTAGTGCCAATAGTTGGAAGTCAACGTAATGAATATCAGATCATAGAGGTCACAGAACTAAGTGGTGGAACGTCTGATGCCACATACAGACTTGGCCTCTATGGTGTCTACACAG AGCCCTTCACCTCTACGTCTACAAGCACAGATTTTAGGCGTGCTTTTGAGAACCTCCCCTGGTACATTAATGGTTTGGACACTGTCGGTGTACAGATAACCCATTCGACCTCTGCTGAGGTCAAGGTCACCATAGAAATCCAATTCTTCACAGGCAGAG GAGATATTCCTACCCTAGAGTTTTTGCAAGCGGATGGCTCTCAGGGGGAAAAGTTAGAGATTCAAATCAGAGAGATGGTCAAGGGTATCCCATCACCATACACATTTGCAATGCAAATGGAAGGAATCATTTCTCCATTGATTACCCCCTCAGATGATGTAAACGCT TTAATACGCAAGATAGATGAGATGTTTACCACAAGATGTCCAAAGTTCCTTGGGCAGACAGGATTTTCCCATCAAAGCTTTGAGACAAATGAAGGAAATAGTGGGGGTGAATGGATGAACGACCGCGAGGCTTTCTGTGGACGCGGTCTCGTCAAAAATCCAACGTATTTGTACTTGGATAATGGTGGATTCAATCTCCAAGGAACAGTGAATACT ATTTGTTTTGGTTACCATGGAGCCATACAGGACACTCTGACCTTCAAATACACTTACATCgatgaaacaatgaccttgattgaaaataattataaatcctTCACTATCAGCATAGGCGAGGAATCAGATGA gtggAAATACACTTGCTTTGACATACTGTCAGCTTTGAGTAGCTTTACAAGTAATGGGCAGAGCTTCAAAATACAGTACATCGAATTAAGTAGAGCAGGGGATGTATTTGTAGATGAAGTATACATCGGCCAGGGGCCAAGCACACTGGATCAGG AGAATGTCAATTTATTGCGAATGAAGCCAGTGATGCCCAATGGACATCGGATACACTACACCCAGGGAGCAGACACCACCgttccaccagtatacagtgtGGATATCACTTTCTTCCCTCTGGAGTGTGGCCATGACTTTCCATTGTTAAGTGTTGTCCCTGAACAg ACTAATGCCCTGAAAGTAGAAGTGGAGCGACTGAGTGCAGCCTCACCCCCCGTCACAGGGACTTTCACCTTGACCTTTGAAGGACAAGAGTCTGTGG CAATATCTCCCAGTGTGACGGGGGAGGAGCTGAAGGAGATCCTGATGACGAGTGTACCCAACATGGGAGAAGTCTACACCTACAGACACGGCGACTGTGCGAACTTTGACCTCAGTATAGCATTTTTGTCCAGACCAGGTGACCTTGAAACAATTCAG TTTTCCAGCCAGCTGTCTGGGAATGAAGTTTCGATGACAGTAGAAACTGTGGCTGACGGCAGCTTGACCTTAGATCCAATTCAGGGGGACATGTTGTGTAGCTACAGTAGCTCCCCTCAGGTGACTGTCTTTGTGAATGACATACCTGCTCGCTGTAGCGCATCCTCTCTCTCCACTGGCTGCTCTTTTAACTGGATACCCACAAGTACCCCAATCATCAATAGCTGCTCTACCA CTGGATCTGACATTGTCATAACAGGAAGTGGACTTTCAGCGAATGTAGAAGACATCACAGTGAAAATTAAGAGTGCAGATTGTACTGTAATTGCTGCCTCTGAGACAGAAATAACCTGCACTCCCTCACCACAAACACCACCAGGGAATCGTAAGATAAACGTCTATATAGCAGGCAAAGGAAAAGCGTCCTTGGCAGATGGAGCGTCCTGTAGATACTTTTCCGTTTCGAAAAAGATCAaagtttag
- the LOC105339103 gene encoding fibrocystin-L isoform X1 has protein sequence MYPWLSCPWLERCKAVLDMCMAAVHRCKAVLDGCAAARDRCSKILRGAEVFSISPPYGSLCGETKMLISGTGFSQNKLSEGNQVQLVSLATSYDCPVSKDGTMESMIMCYTVPGMKEGVYYVRVIVDGVPIPDENMCQPEGPYSDKCRFEVRKQNTPLIQSVSPTSFSPGPESVIALGGMIFTDRYGTNVGSNSKEETVNQVYAGPLTCELRKTNDELYELQLDSPSSNMGQIKCRYQGTYIGNSNASFIIGDGPYGRSCRQLDTLLVSINKQIYQFQTFPEITGVTPSSGSTDGGTDLTIAGNYFTGKKKNIKVYIAGEECKVTSVTSTEIQCTSPPQPAELPTHFCGNRGLLLEVWTSGTKLYTELADIETFTSSDIGYSEQLIGQSSFSHPETNYVSRTRGSFIAPYSGEYLFMIKSADASSLRLSTDGDPANKVEIAKCESTCPEYGSSPSQTSVRVVLTESQKYYMEVLHSYGSSGSPLVQVAARYFDTELTNQSTGIVNMEHQLVKVTSTVVREVQKVKIEVVPIVGSQRNEYQIIEVTELSGGTSDATYRLGLYGVYTEPFTSTSTSTDFRRAFENLPWYINGLDTVGVQITHSTSAEVKVTIEIQFFTGRGDIPTLEFLQADGSQGEKLEIQIREMVKGIPSPYTFAMQMEGIISPLITPSDDVNALIRKIDEMFTTRCPKFLGQTGFSHQSFETNEGNSGGEWMNDREAFCGRGLVKNPTYLYLDNGGFNLQGTVNTICFGYHGAIQDTLTFKYTYIDETMTLIENNYKSFTISIGEESDEWKYTCFDILSALSSFTSNGQSFKIQYIELSRAGDVFVDEVYIGQGPSTLDQENVNLLRMKPVMPNGHRIHYTQGADTTVPPVYSVDITFFPLECGHDFPLLSVVPEQTNALKVEVERLSAASPPVTGTFTLTFEGQESVAISPSVTGEELKEILMTSVPNMGEVYTYRHGDCANFDLSIAFLSRPGDLETIQFSSQLSGNEVSMTVETVADGSLTLDPIQGDMLCSYSSSPQVTVFVNDIPARCSASSLSTGCSFNWIPTSTPIINSCSTTGSDIVITGSGLSANVEDITVKIKSADCTVIAASETEITCTPSPQTPPGNRKINVYIAGKGKASLADGASCRYFSVSKKIKV, from the exons GAGCTGAGGTGTTTTCAATAAGCCCTCCATACGGCAGCTTGTGTGGAGAAACAAAAATGTTGATCAGTGGAACAGGATTCTCCCAAAACAAATTATCAGAGGGGAACCAAGTCCAACTGGTTTCCTTGGCGACATCGTATGACTGTCCGGTCAGCAAAGATGGAACCATGGAGTCCATGATAATGTGTTATACAGT CCCTGGCATGAAGGAGGGTGTGTACTATGTCAGAGTGATAGTGGACGGTGTGCCCATCCCTGATGAAAACATGTGTCAACCTGAGGGTCCCTACAGCGATAAATGTAGATTTGAG GTGCGAAAACAGAACACCCCCCTAATACAGAGTGTCTCGCCCACATCCTTTTCCCCTGGACCGGAGTCAGTAATAGCGTTAGGGGGGATGATATTCACAGACAGATATGGGACCAATGTAGGCTCTAATAGCAAGGAGGAGACAGTGAACCAAGTTTATGCTGGACCACTGACATGTGAACTCAGGAAGACTAACGATGAACT TTATGAACTTCAACTAGATTCTCCAAGTTCTAATATGGGTCAAATAAAGTGTAGATACCAGGGAACTTATATTG gTAACTCCAATGCAAGTTTTATAATTGGTGATGGACCATATGGAAG ATCTTGCCGCCAACTGGATACACTGTTGGTCAGTATCAACAAACAGATATATCAGTTCCAGACCTTCCCGGAGATAACAGGGGTGACCCCTTCCTCTGGGAGCACTGATGGGGGGACAGACCTAACTATTGCCGGAAATTATTTTACTGGAAAAAAGAAGAACATTAAAGTCTATATTGCAG GTGAGGAGTGTAAGGTAACATCAGTGACCAGTACAGAAATACAGTGTACCTCACCCCCTCAGCCAGCAGAGCTACCCACACACTTTTGTG GTAACAGGGGTCTGCTTTTGGAGGTCTGGACCAGTGGTACCAAACTCTATACAGAACTTGCAGACATTGAGACATTCACCAGTTCTGACATAGGCTACAGCGAACAACTAATCGGCCAATCTTCCTTCAGTCATCCAGAAACCAATTATGTCTCTCGAACTCGGGGCTCCTTCATAGCGCCTTACTCGGGGGAATATTTGTTTATGATTAAATCAGCAGATGCCTCTAGCCTGAGACTGAGTACGGACGGTGATCCAGCAAACAAG GTAGAAATTGCAAAGTGTGAGAGCACCTGTCCAGAATATGGGTCATCTCCCTCTCAGACCTCGGTCAGAGTAGTACTGACTGAGAGTCAGAA ATATTACATGGAGGTATTGCACTCGTATGGATCTAGTGGTAGTCCACTGGTTCAGGTGGCAGCCCGCTACTTTGATACAGAATTGACCAATCAGAGCACAGGAATTGTCAATATGGAACATCAGCTAGTGAAg gtGACGTCCACTGTTGTCAGAGAGGTACAGAAGGTAAAGATTGAGGTAGTGCCAATAGTTGGAAGTCAACGTAATGAATATCAGATCATAGAGGTCACAGAACTAAGTGGTGGAACGTCTGATGCCACATACAGACTTGGCCTCTATGGTGTCTACACAG AGCCCTTCACCTCTACGTCTACAAGCACAGATTTTAGGCGTGCTTTTGAGAACCTCCCCTGGTACATTAATGGTTTGGACACTGTCGGTGTACAGATAACCCATTCGACCTCTGCTGAGGTCAAGGTCACCATAGAAATCCAATTCTTCACAGGCAGAG GAGATATTCCTACCCTAGAGTTTTTGCAAGCGGATGGCTCTCAGGGGGAAAAGTTAGAGATTCAAATCAGAGAGATGGTCAAGGGTATCCCATCACCATACACATTTGCAATGCAAATGGAAGGAATCATTTCTCCATTGATTACCCCCTCAGATGATGTAAACGCT TTAATACGCAAGATAGATGAGATGTTTACCACAAGATGTCCAAAGTTCCTTGGGCAGACAGGATTTTCCCATCAAAGCTTTGAGACAAATGAAGGAAATAGTGGGGGTGAATGGATGAACGACCGCGAGGCTTTCTGTGGACGCGGTCTCGTCAAAAATCCAACGTATTTGTACTTGGATAATGGTGGATTCAATCTCCAAGGAACAGTGAATACT ATTTGTTTTGGTTACCATGGAGCCATACAGGACACTCTGACCTTCAAATACACTTACATCgatgaaacaatgaccttgattgaaaataattataaatcctTCACTATCAGCATAGGCGAGGAATCAGATGA gtggAAATACACTTGCTTTGACATACTGTCAGCTTTGAGTAGCTTTACAAGTAATGGGCAGAGCTTCAAAATACAGTACATCGAATTAAGTAGAGCAGGGGATGTATTTGTAGATGAAGTATACATCGGCCAGGGGCCAAGCACACTGGATCAGG AGAATGTCAATTTATTGCGAATGAAGCCAGTGATGCCCAATGGACATCGGATACACTACACCCAGGGAGCAGACACCACCgttccaccagtatacagtgtGGATATCACTTTCTTCCCTCTGGAGTGTGGCCATGACTTTCCATTGTTAAGTGTTGTCCCTGAACAg ACTAATGCCCTGAAAGTAGAAGTGGAGCGACTGAGTGCAGCCTCACCCCCCGTCACAGGGACTTTCACCTTGACCTTTGAAGGACAAGAGTCTGTGG CAATATCTCCCAGTGTGACGGGGGAGGAGCTGAAGGAGATCCTGATGACGAGTGTACCCAACATGGGAGAAGTCTACACCTACAGACACGGCGACTGTGCGAACTTTGACCTCAGTATAGCATTTTTGTCCAGACCAGGTGACCTTGAAACAATTCAG TTTTCCAGCCAGCTGTCTGGGAATGAAGTTTCGATGACAGTAGAAACTGTGGCTGACGGCAGCTTGACCTTAGATCCAATTCAGGGGGACATGTTGTGTAGCTACAGTAGCTCCCCTCAGGTGACTGTCTTTGTGAATGACATACCTGCTCGCTGTAGCGCATCCTCTCTCTCCACTGGCTGCTCTTTTAACTGGATACCCACAAGTACCCCAATCATCAATAGCTGCTCTACCA CTGGATCTGACATTGTCATAACAGGAAGTGGACTTTCAGCGAATGTAGAAGACATCACAGTGAAAATTAAGAGTGCAGATTGTACTGTAATTGCTGCCTCTGAGACAGAAATAACCTGCACTCCCTCACCACAAACACCACCAGGGAATCGTAAGATAAACGTCTATATAGCAGGCAAAGGAAAAGCGTCCTTGGCAGATGGAGCGTCCTGTAGATACTTTTCCGTTTCGAAAAAGATCAaagtttag